The following DNA comes from Anopheles coustani chromosome 2, idAnoCousDA_361_x.2, whole genome shotgun sequence.
CCAAAATCGACGAAGATATGTTCGCCGGCTTGTTCCCCGCACAGGATAGTGCAGATCGTCAGGCGTACGCCCAGGCCAGCCTGCTCAGCAGCATCCGCGGAGTGAACATCCTTACCGATCCGGCCACTGTTCAGGCCACGATTGAGAGCAAGCTGAGCTCCCCGGTCGTTATAGAAGGAATGGGCGCTATTGGAGATCTTTCGGCCGATTTGAGAGCTGCACTGCAAGACTGTCTTTCGAACGCCCGAGCCCTGTTGAAGTCTTCGCTTGAAACCGCTTCAAGTCAGGTGAACGCCATCTGCGCCAAATAGACAAGTCAAAAACAATGGAAGTAATTCAATGCGGTTTGAGAATGAGTGTTGAATAAAACAATCTGTAAAAACCAGGGTTCTGGTAGTCGATCAAATGTTTTTCAGTCCAAAAGTTTCTTATGTGGCGTTGCATCTGTACTTCAGTTAAAAGGAACTTGTTACGTCTAACAAATTCAACGATCATCGTATGCTCTAATGAACTCATCTTTCCATACTGGCTAACAGTCAAGTgagatttttttcttgttcattCATGGTTTGATTCCTTGTGTAGGATTCAAGTTCCTGTGGCAACAAGAAAATCTTTCTGTCAATCTTTTGAGCTCTATATCAGAAATATCAGTTTCAGATCACATATCTATATATAACAGAATTTCGAAACTCGGAATGAAACCCCTGGGGAAatcattttgattgttttaaatcACGACAAAGTTACAAAAAGACTTTAATTAATCAATATTGTTCAGCTTAATTTTAATCCCTAACATAAGTTATTATATCCAGTAATACAAATTTCGAACATCACCCAATAACATCATATGGACACGATTTGCTGAATAAACAAACCTCTTTGCTCAGTGGTGCATGAATTCTACTAACTATAATGGAAAGTGATCTAAAAACAGGTatcaaatattttctaaattataaagtttcgattgtttattttgtcaaAATTACTAATTACTATTGGCTGTATATTGGTTTAAAGTTAATTTTACTATATTATTTCAATCCAAGGTCATCATTTACTTGTGTAGAACACCACCCGTATTTGCAAGGTCtgacgaaaaggaaaacaaagattCCGGAAGTCGTTAAACATTTATTGTCTCACAATTACGTCCGTCAGACAGGCAGCAATATTTAACAACATCCTACTGACATTGaataaaaagggcttcgagcATGATAGCAAAATTGTGATAGCGTTACTGAATAGGCAAACGGTACAATTGTTTGACTATGGCAGCGAAGGTTGTTTAAATGGAATACGTTGGATCCTGTTtgattgttggtttttttatttaatttttcaaaatgtagaAATAATGAAAGATAGCGAAGATCCTGCTTTCGAACCAATCAGCTAATTTTTCCGGCGGTTCATTGATAGTATTTCTAGGTTACTGTTTGATATCGCCAACCAGCAATAAAATGGGGAGGCAAACAATAAAGTTTCTTATTGACCATCGTGTGGCTCATTGACTTAGGCTGAGCGATATTTCGCGACATTTAATCTTCCGTGATTATTATTGTACCGCGCAATTAGCTTTGCCATATCGCCATTCTGCTGTTGATTTATAATCCGGATCTGGTGTGTCGTATAAAATCAAAGAGATAATGTTGAAATTTCAGCAAAAGCCTTCAATCTTCGTAAACGTATGGTCCACCGGACTAGTACTCTGAAGTACCGGTCCAAATCGCACCATGAAATCTTTTCTACTTTTAATTGCCCTGTGTTTGTGTCTGTTGGTGAATGTAGGTTAAGTATCCATATTACGTTAATgcaaaaaattgcaaattacataatttgttttcgttaccCTCATTTATAACTTCAGGCAGTTGATGTTGGACGTCCGGTGTCGATGGAGGTTATTCAGCGACTGAAGGACATCGAACCAAAGCATGCGGAAATAAAGCGACGTGTCATTAACTTTGTGTACGCGGCTAAGTTAAATGTCGTGGAGCGGATCGATGAATTCTACCTACAGGTGTTTGCCGAAAAGGAGGGATCACTTGCTAGGTCCATAGTGATTGAGGACGAAATGTTGTATCAGTTGGACCATCAAGTGCAGTCGGCCGATCGGAGTTGTCTTGAGATATTGCGGATTATCGTCGATAGCAACATGAACGTGGCTGGTGTCGGATATACGAACTGTATTAACAGTGTCCAAGTAGGCCTCGAACGAGAGCTGGAAAGGGTGCTAAAGCTGCTGGAGTTTGATGAGTCGAAAATTCTCTACCAACGTTTACTGGATGTGTTCGAAGGTGAAAATATTATCTACGACCCGGAACGTATTTTGGCCAAGTTAAAGGACAAAGCATTCGAAATAGACGCGATGGGTAGCGACTGCTTGTCGGGAGTGTTCGAAATCGTTGAGAAATTCGCTGCGGCTCTGGGGGACCTTCGTATAGCTTACCAAACGTGCCTGAACACAAACGAGTCTATTCTGAAGATAGCAAATGAGGCATTGAAGAGTCAGCTAACGGACATTTGCCTTGACACTCTCGCAGACAATTAGCACGATTCTTAAAGCATATATCGGGGACTAAggtaataaacatattttgagtCATTTTGAACTACCGCATTTAACATTTTACCGTGTTTAACATCACCCTGATAAAACGTAACTAAAATATGTGCAgcgaaaatattaatttttatgcTTACCACTTACCACTGGTATACTAGCTGAATTACCCAATTTCGTCCgggacaaaataaaatttcagaCTAAAGGgtgttttcattcagtatCGTGCTTTTACACTCTacaattttgtcatttttgaaATCAACAAAAGGTTATTTCATAGTATTACCTTAAGTATTACTTAAGTATAGTTATCATTTTTACATACAATTTGCATTAATTATATAGCTGTACTTCTCCCTCAGTGCTTCCGTTTAAAATTAACCAATTGAAGCAAgtatgacaaaaaaaacctttagtttagtttagaaatctttttgttttattttcttttttccgttttcctacCAAATAAAATCTGTTTTCAGTGACGGACTAACTAAGTTATTGTATAACTTTATTATTTAactatttaaacaaaatgacCATAAGAACAACAGACGCTATTGGTTTAAAGGGGTTGTATTTAAGCAATGATACAAAGTAGCTCCTTTAAATCCTTCGCcgattttgtgtgtttgagaATATTTGTTACGTAGGAGAAGATAGAAGAAATCTGAGATGAGCATTACCTATATTGCATTTTAACCATTGTCGAGCTAGGGGGATGGAATCTCTTATTCCTTCATATAGATTTAATATACATACAGACAACGTTGACTTTTATAAATTAGATAAATCGAtctgtttttattcaaaagtaaTTGCTGTGCATAGTTatgtttgcataattttttttgttattacttTATTGTGGTAGAAGTAGATAGAGATAGGAAACAAAGATGCTGCAGCTGATGACCATCTTCACTGGTGAGGTAAACGCTTTATGTTTGGGTTAATTAATGATATCGCGAATCATCATTCGCGAGTAAGACAAACCACGCCAGtcgtttttgaaatgtttccacACCATCGCCCTATGATCACCGGTTGTGTTCTGATAACCCCCGTTCAAATTTGAATAGTGGCAGCTACGGTACCACCAGGCTCCTCGAAATACCTCAGCACAATTACGAAAATCT
Coding sequences within:
- the LOC131264399 gene encoding uncharacterized protein LOC131264399, producing MKFTSIVLSVILVCTIVGLDSVECNRRDVLKAFLPLKTTGGKQQRKLLSGGSELLVSVQSELILTQEPYIQQTIDEEANILDSLAVVSNRACASYVQMGTDALMTLAGISFGNCMAKIDEDMFAGLFPAQDSADRQAYAQASLLSSIRGVNILTDPATVQATIESKLSSPVVIEGMGAIGDLSADLRAALQDCLSNARALLKSSLETASSQAVDVGRPVSMEVIQRLKDIEPKHAEIKRRVINFVYAAKLNVVERIDEFYLQVFAEKEGSLARSIVIEDEMLYQLDHQVQSADRSCLEILRIIVDSNMNVAGVGYTNCINSVQVGLERELERVLKLLEFDESKILYQRLLDVFEGENIIYDPERILAKLKDKAFEIDAMGSDCLSGVFEIVEKFAAALGDLRIAYQTCLNTNESILKIANEALKSQLTDICLDTLADN